One genomic window of Candidatus Nitrospira inopinata includes the following:
- a CDS encoding NAD(P) transhydrogenase subunit alpha — MSAIAMQIGVPRETAPGETLVALVPSHVPLLVKMGFEVSIESGAGEAAGFEDDAYRSVGARVVAVRGELYGVARMILQVRTPGANREKGRDDLAFLRPGHLVIGLADPLGNPRALRELAATGATLLALELMPRTSRAQSMDVLSSLATVAGYKAALLAAGASPKLFPMLTTAAGTIPPARVLVIGAGVAGLQAIATARRLGAAVSAYDVRPSAKEDIRSVGAKVVEFPIDMRDVEGASGYAKALDEETYRRQRLGLAPVVEASDVVITTASVPGRKAPILITEEMIQRMGRGAVVVDVAADRGGNCEMTCPNETVVHRGVTVLGPTNLPALVPTHASQLYGKNLVSLLQYLLPRLGQEGDVGPTADDEIVKEILVARSGGVVHQRVNTLLEAG, encoded by the coding sequence ATGAGCGCAATAGCAATGCAGATCGGCGTGCCGAGGGAAACCGCTCCGGGCGAGACGCTGGTCGCGCTGGTACCCTCCCATGTTCCCCTGCTCGTGAAGATGGGATTTGAGGTATCGATCGAATCCGGGGCGGGAGAGGCGGCGGGGTTCGAGGATGACGCGTACCGATCGGTGGGAGCGCGCGTGGTTGCGGTCCGGGGGGAGTTATACGGCGTGGCGCGGATGATCCTTCAAGTGAGGACTCCCGGTGCCAATCGGGAGAAGGGTCGTGATGATCTGGCCTTCCTCCGGCCTGGTCACCTCGTCATCGGATTGGCCGATCCCTTGGGAAACCCTCGTGCCTTGCGGGAATTGGCGGCGACTGGCGCGACCCTGTTGGCGTTGGAGTTGATGCCAAGGACCTCGCGCGCGCAGAGCATGGACGTCCTGTCGTCTTTGGCGACGGTGGCCGGATACAAGGCGGCGCTGCTGGCGGCCGGGGCGTCGCCCAAGTTGTTCCCGATGCTCACGACTGCGGCTGGGACGATCCCGCCGGCCCGTGTGTTAGTAATTGGTGCGGGGGTGGCCGGTCTGCAGGCGATCGCGACGGCACGCCGCTTGGGTGCGGCAGTCTCGGCGTACGACGTGCGGCCGAGCGCCAAGGAAGACATTCGCAGCGTCGGGGCCAAGGTCGTCGAGTTTCCGATCGATATGCGCGACGTGGAAGGGGCGAGCGGCTATGCCAAGGCGTTGGACGAGGAGACCTATAGGCGGCAACGGCTTGGATTGGCTCCGGTGGTGGAGGCCAGCGACGTGGTCATCACGACGGCCTCGGTGCCGGGTCGCAAGGCACCGATCCTGATCACGGAAGAGATGATCCAGCGGATGGGCCGAGGGGCCGTGGTGGTGGACGTGGCAGCGGATCGAGGGGGGAATTGCGAAATGACCTGTCCGAACGAGACGGTGGTCCATCGCGGCGTGACCGTGCTGGGCCCCACCAATCTGCCTGCCCTCGTTCCCACGCATGCCAGCCAGCTCTATGGGAAGAATCTCGTCAGTCTGTTGCAGTATCTGCTGCCTCGGCTTGGCCAGGAAGGCGATGTTGGTCCGACGGCCGATGATGAAATTGTGAAGGAGATCCTCGTCGCGCGGAGCGGCGGCGTCGTGCATCAACGAGTGAACACGTTGCTGGAAGCAGGCTGA
- a CDS encoding phosphoketolase family protein, whose product MKKSPSADFLEKLDAYWRAANYLSVGQIYLYDNPLLRKPLTRAHIKPRLLGHWGTTPGLNFIYVHLNRIIKQYDLNMIYITGPGHGGPALVANAYLEGTYSEVYPNVSQDEPGMKRLFKQFSFPGGIPSHVAPEIPGSIHEGGELGYALSHAYGAAFDNPDLIVACVVGDGEAETGPLATSWHSNKFLNPVTDGVVLPILHLNGYKIANPSILARISRDELEQLLRGYGHHPYFVEGSDPRTMHRLMAETLDVVVEEIKKIKRDALANGAVQRPVWPMIVLRTPKGWTCPAEIDGKRVEDYWRSHQVPMGDMDKVAHVKILERWMKSYRPEDLFDETGRLKPELAELAPQGDRRMSANPHANGGLLLKDLRLPDFREYAVSVTEPGAIDAEATRIMGMLLRDTMKLNLDQRNFRLFSPDENNSNRWQDVLQVTGRTWMAERYPYDDSLSPDGRVMEMLSEHQCQGWLEGYLLTGRHGFFSCYEAFIHIVDSMFNQHAKWLKVCNHIPWRRPIASLNYLLSSHVWRQDHNGFSHQDPGFIDHVVNKKAEVIRVYLPPDANTLLYVTDKCLRSRNLVNVIVAGKQLAPQWLDMDTAVKHSTAGIGMWDWASNDHESEPDVVMACCGDIPTMETLAAVSLLRTYLPEVRARVINVVDLMKLQPPGEHPNGLSDKEFDTLFTTDKPIIFAFHGYPWLIHRLTYRRTNHKNLHVRGYKEEGTTTTPFDMTVLNDLDRFHLVADVIDRIPLRESRAAYVKQALRDKRIEHKEYIAKYGEDMPEIRNWRWSAGRKQAGRRRTR is encoded by the coding sequence ATGAAGAAATCACCGTCAGCGGACTTCCTCGAAAAACTCGACGCCTACTGGCGGGCGGCCAATTATCTGTCGGTCGGACAGATCTATCTCTACGACAATCCGCTGCTCCGAAAGCCCCTGACGCGAGCCCACATCAAGCCGCGGTTGTTGGGCCATTGGGGGACGACGCCGGGGCTCAATTTTATCTATGTCCATCTCAATCGCATCATCAAGCAGTATGATCTCAACATGATCTACATCACCGGACCGGGACACGGAGGCCCTGCCTTAGTGGCCAATGCCTATCTGGAAGGGACTTACAGCGAGGTCTATCCGAATGTCTCGCAGGATGAGCCGGGCATGAAACGGCTGTTCAAACAGTTTTCGTTTCCCGGCGGCATTCCCAGTCACGTGGCGCCGGAGATTCCCGGCTCGATCCATGAAGGAGGCGAATTGGGCTACGCCCTTTCTCATGCCTATGGCGCTGCGTTCGACAATCCCGACCTGATCGTCGCCTGTGTCGTGGGTGATGGCGAGGCGGAGACCGGTCCGTTGGCGACAAGCTGGCACTCGAACAAATTTTTGAACCCGGTCACGGACGGCGTGGTGCTGCCCATTCTGCACCTCAACGGCTACAAGATCGCCAATCCGTCGATCCTGGCTCGGATCAGCCGCGATGAGCTGGAACAATTGCTGCGGGGCTACGGCCATCACCCCTATTTTGTCGAAGGCAGCGACCCTCGAACGATGCACCGCTTGATGGCTGAAACACTCGACGTGGTGGTGGAAGAGATCAAGAAGATCAAGCGGGACGCCCTGGCCAACGGCGCTGTCCAACGGCCGGTGTGGCCCATGATCGTGCTACGCACGCCCAAGGGCTGGACCTGTCCGGCCGAGATCGACGGGAAGCGGGTGGAAGATTACTGGCGCTCCCATCAGGTGCCGATGGGGGATATGGACAAGGTCGCGCATGTCAAGATTCTCGAACGGTGGATGAAGAGTTACAGGCCGGAGGACTTATTCGATGAGACCGGCCGGTTGAAACCGGAACTGGCCGAGCTGGCGCCCCAAGGTGATCGCCGCATGAGCGCCAATCCGCATGCGAACGGGGGGTTGTTGCTCAAAGATCTTCGCCTCCCCGATTTTCGAGAATACGCTGTGTCGGTGACAGAACCGGGTGCAATCGATGCCGAGGCCACGCGCATCATGGGCATGTTGTTGCGTGACACGATGAAGCTCAATCTGGATCAGCGGAACTTTCGGCTCTTCAGCCCGGACGAAAACAACTCCAACCGCTGGCAGGATGTCTTGCAAGTCACGGGACGCACGTGGATGGCGGAACGGTATCCCTACGACGATAGTTTGTCGCCAGACGGCCGGGTGATGGAAATGTTGAGCGAGCATCAATGTCAGGGATGGCTGGAAGGCTATCTGCTCACGGGCCGGCACGGGTTCTTCTCCTGCTATGAGGCGTTCATCCATATCGTCGATTCGATGTTCAACCAACATGCCAAGTGGCTGAAGGTCTGTAATCACATTCCATGGAGGCGCCCGATCGCCTCGCTCAATTATTTGTTGTCTTCGCACGTCTGGCGGCAGGATCACAATGGGTTTAGCCATCAAGACCCCGGCTTCATCGATCATGTCGTCAACAAAAAGGCCGAGGTGATCCGGGTGTACCTGCCGCCGGATGCCAATACGTTGCTCTATGTGACCGACAAGTGTTTGCGCAGCCGAAATCTCGTGAACGTCATCGTGGCCGGAAAGCAGCTTGCGCCCCAGTGGCTCGATATGGACACCGCGGTCAAACATAGCACCGCCGGTATCGGCATGTGGGACTGGGCGAGCAACGACCACGAGAGCGAGCCTGACGTGGTGATGGCCTGTTGCGGGGATATTCCGACAATGGAAACGTTGGCGGCCGTGTCGTTGCTGCGGACGTATCTGCCGGAAGTGAGAGCGCGGGTGATCAATGTCGTTGATCTGATGAAGCTCCAGCCGCCCGGCGAACATCCGAACGGATTGTCCGACAAAGAGTTCGATACCTTGTTCACGACCGACAAACCGATCATCTTCGCCTTTCATGGATATCCCTGGCTGATTCATCGATTGACCTATCGACGGACCAATCACAAGAACCTGCATGTGCGAGGCTACAAGGAGGAAGGGACGACCACGACGCCGTTCGACATGACCGTCCTGAACGATCTGGACCGATTTCATCTTGTCGCCGACGTGATCGATCGAATTCCGTTGCGCGAGTCGCGGGCGGCCTACGTCAAACAGGCCCTGCGGGACAAACGCATCGAACATAAGGAATACATCGCCAAGTATGGAGAAGACATGCCGGAGATCAGAAACTGGCGATGGAGCGCGGGACGGAAGCAGGCGGGACGGCGTCGTACAAGGTAG
- the glgP gene encoding alpha-glucan family phosphorylase, protein MADGQFLKTSGNEQPLVAYFSMEIGIDPGMPTYAGGLGVLAGDTIRSAADLEIPLAAVTLLHRRGYFYQRLDEQGWQREEPVAWPINDFCHPIPQRVTVEIENRTVRVGAWQIRVRGETGGEVPVYLLDTDLPENEPWDRTLTDMLYGGDDRYRLCQEVVLGFGGYRLLRALGYSQIRRFHLNEGHAALLVLALLEEKLASRSSEHAVPADLIDAVREQCVFTTHTPVPAGHDQFPPDLARRVLGDRRCMWLEACNQNHGLNMTQLALRGSRFINGVAMKHGEVSNSLFPGYPIHSITNGVHAVTWAAPSFQTLFDRRLPDWRRDQLSLRYAIGIPLEEIWDAHLAAKRALIDYANREANAGFDRDVLTIGCARRATAYKRSTLIFHDVERLVSIAERVGPVQIVFSGKAHPRDHEGKRLIRRIHEIRQALRGKIPVVYLPNYDMTLARLICAGSDVWLNTPLPPMEASGTSGMKAAINGVPSLSVLDGWWIEGHAEDVTGWSIGDREAGKEPNQDPDASHAAELYQKLEEKILPCFYNDRGRFLEMMRHAIALNGGFFNTQRMVSQYLHKAYRLTGEYARRG, encoded by the coding sequence ATGGCGGACGGACAATTTCTCAAAACATCGGGAAACGAACAGCCGCTGGTCGCCTATTTCTCCATGGAGATCGGGATCGATCCGGGCATGCCCACCTATGCCGGCGGGTTGGGGGTGTTGGCGGGGGATACGATCCGGTCCGCCGCGGATCTGGAAATTCCCCTGGCGGCGGTCACGCTGTTGCACCGGCGGGGATATTTTTATCAACGGCTGGATGAGCAGGGGTGGCAACGGGAAGAACCGGTGGCATGGCCGATCAACGATTTCTGCCATCCGATCCCCCAGCGTGTGACGGTTGAGATCGAGAATCGGACGGTGCGGGTCGGAGCCTGGCAGATCCGCGTGCGGGGCGAAACGGGCGGCGAAGTGCCGGTGTATCTGCTGGACACGGATCTTCCCGAAAACGAGCCCTGGGATCGCACGCTGACCGACATGCTCTATGGAGGTGATGACCGGTACCGGCTCTGCCAGGAAGTCGTGCTGGGGTTCGGCGGGTATCGTCTGTTGCGGGCGCTGGGATATAGCCAAATTCGGCGCTTTCACCTCAACGAAGGCCATGCGGCCTTGCTGGTCTTGGCGTTGCTGGAAGAGAAGTTGGCCTCCCGCTCGTCCGAGCACGCGGTTCCCGCCGATCTGATTGACGCCGTTCGCGAACAGTGCGTGTTCACGACCCATACGCCGGTCCCCGCCGGTCACGATCAGTTTCCTCCGGACCTCGCGCGCCGCGTGCTCGGCGATCGGCGGTGCATGTGGCTGGAAGCCTGCAACCAGAACCATGGCTTGAACATGACGCAGTTGGCGCTGCGCGGGTCCCGGTTCATCAACGGTGTGGCGATGAAACACGGCGAGGTGTCCAACAGCCTGTTCCCCGGTTATCCAATCCACTCGATTACGAACGGCGTGCACGCGGTGACCTGGGCCGCTCCCTCCTTTCAAACGTTGTTCGATCGGCGGCTGCCTGATTGGCGGCGCGATCAACTCTCATTGCGCTATGCGATCGGGATTCCGCTCGAAGAAATCTGGGACGCCCACCTCGCGGCCAAACGCGCGTTGATCGACTATGCGAACCGCGAAGCCAACGCCGGCTTCGATCGTGATGTGCTGACGATCGGCTGTGCCAGACGAGCGACGGCCTATAAGCGGAGCACCTTGATCTTTCACGATGTGGAACGACTGGTCTCGATCGCCGAGCGGGTGGGACCCGTTCAGATTGTCTTCAGCGGAAAAGCCCATCCTCGCGACCACGAGGGAAAACGGTTGATTCGCCGTATCCACGAGATTCGTCAGGCGTTGCGCGGCAAGATCCCGGTGGTCTATCTGCCCAATTACGATATGACGTTGGCGAGGCTGATCTGCGCCGGGTCCGACGTCTGGCTGAACACGCCGCTTCCTCCCATGGAGGCGTCGGGGACCAGCGGCATGAAGGCGGCAATCAACGGCGTGCCCAGCCTGAGCGTGCTTGACGGTTGGTGGATCGAAGGGCACGCGGAGGACGTGACGGGTTGGTCGATCGGCGACCGGGAAGCGGGAAAAGAACCGAATCAGGATCCGGACGCCTCCCACGCGGCGGAACTCTATCAAAAACTCGAAGAGAAAATTCTTCCCTGCTTTTATAACGATCGGGGGCGATTTCTTGAGATGATGCGCCATGCGATCGCCTTGAACGGCGGCTTTTTCAATACTCAGCGCATGGTCTCACAATACCTCCACAAAGCGTATCGACTGACAGGAGAATATGCCCGTCGCGGGTGA
- a CDS encoding ABC transporter permease, producing MKKNGLVRSEAARVWALRLFVMTRKELLQLRRDVPLLLFVIYSFSLSVYISGAGMTMQLNNASLLVHDGDRSESSRELIRRFREPYFRFDGEVHDPKTGLERLDRGTAMLLLDIPPRFHESIRGREPVSIQLQVDTTNAPQGLSAASYAARIVGEFSSDLTSSRLIGASGGRMDMPVVESAHRVWYNPNQDETWFQSISHILRMITLFAFLLPAAALVREKEHGTVEQLLVAPVTPLQIMLSKVLAMTLVILASTALAMAIVLKPVFGVPVRGSLALFFVLTALYSFTTAGLGLFAATVTRNQAQIGMVSLLVISPMLLLSGIATPFEAMPSWVQSLMALSPLRYFVDVTYGILLKGVGVDVLWDSILAMALLGGTLFGLGMWRFRRQLE from the coding sequence GTGAAGAAAAACGGCCTCGTGAGAAGCGAAGCCGCGCGTGTGTGGGCGCTCCGTCTCTTCGTGATGACGAGAAAGGAGTTGTTGCAACTGAGGCGCGACGTGCCCTTGCTCCTCTTCGTGATCTATTCTTTCTCTCTGTCGGTCTACATCAGCGGCGCCGGAATGACGATGCAATTGAACAACGCCAGCTTGTTGGTGCATGACGGCGACCGCAGCGAGTCGTCGCGCGAGCTGATTCGCCGGTTCCGCGAGCCGTATTTTCGGTTCGACGGAGAGGTGCATGATCCGAAGACGGGATTGGAGCGGCTGGATCGGGGAACGGCGATGCTCCTGCTGGACATTCCGCCTCGGTTCCACGAGTCCATCCGCGGGCGCGAGCCGGTCTCGATCCAGTTGCAGGTCGATACGACCAACGCGCCTCAAGGACTTTCGGCGGCCTCCTATGCGGCCCGTATCGTCGGCGAGTTTTCCTCCGACCTGACGTCGTCTCGTCTCATCGGGGCATCGGGCGGCCGGATGGACATGCCGGTCGTCGAGAGCGCCCATCGGGTGTGGTATAACCCGAATCAGGATGAAACGTGGTTTCAGTCGATTTCCCACATTCTGCGCATGATCACGCTGTTCGCGTTTCTGCTGCCGGCGGCGGCCCTCGTCCGGGAAAAGGAGCACGGCACCGTGGAGCAGTTGCTCGTGGCGCCCGTCACTCCTCTCCAGATCATGTTGTCCAAGGTGCTGGCCATGACGCTGGTGATTCTGGCCTCCACGGCGCTCGCGATGGCGATCGTGCTGAAGCCGGTCTTCGGCGTGCCGGTGAGGGGCAGCCTCGCGCTGTTTTTCGTCCTGACGGCGCTCTATAGTTTCACAACGGCCGGGCTGGGTCTGTTCGCCGCCACGGTGACCAGAAACCAGGCACAGATAGGGATGGTCTCGCTGCTGGTGATCTCGCCGATGCTGCTGTTGTCGGGCATCGCGACGCCGTTTGAGGCGATGCCCTCGTGGGTGCAGTCTCTCATGGCGCTGTCTCCGCTCCGGTACTTCGTCGACGTGACGTATGGAATCTTGCTCAAGGGAGTGGGAGTCGATGTGCTGTGGGATTCCATCTTGGCGATGGCCCTGTTGGGAGGAACGTTGTTCGGTCTGGGCATGTGGCGGTTCCGCAGACAGCTTGAATAG
- a CDS encoding ABC transporter permease, translating into MNPRRVAAVARKEWRETVRNRLFLLMAFLLPPLWMVVFGYGLVLDVERIPFAVLDRDRSSLSRDYVYRFIESRYFDYRGSVQDEREIDRMLGDTAIRLAIVIPERFEERLSAGRAVTVQTLLDGTFPLHADTTKGYVIALNRAFSQELFAGFLARTRGMTPEEARRLAEPVMLETRYLYNEEVRSTWSMVPALIMFTLMVASPLLTALGVVREKETGSIYNIYASTVGKAEFLAGKLAPYFVISAINVAVLWAIAVWLFQVPFKGSTTVFVAASLLFILCGTGIGLVISLLVRTQMAALIITMIIAMVPTILFSGLLVPVSSLSPGARLQAHAFPAMYYTDVARTSFLKGLDLNAMWTDMLALTGFAVALRLVAYGFFTKRPKA; encoded by the coding sequence ATGAATCCAAGGCGCGTTGCCGCCGTGGCGAGGAAGGAATGGAGGGAAACGGTCCGCAACCGGCTGTTTCTACTCATGGCCTTTTTGCTCCCGCCGCTCTGGATGGTGGTGTTCGGGTACGGGCTGGTGTTGGACGTCGAACGGATCCCCTTTGCGGTGTTGGATCGGGACCGGTCATCGTTGAGCCGTGATTACGTCTACCGGTTCATCGAGTCGCGCTATTTCGACTATCGAGGGTCCGTCCAGGATGAACGGGAGATCGACCGGATGTTGGGCGATACGGCGATCCGTCTGGCGATCGTCATCCCCGAGCGGTTCGAGGAACGGCTGTCGGCGGGAAGGGCCGTGACCGTCCAAACCCTGTTGGACGGAACCTTCCCTCTCCACGCCGATACGACGAAGGGGTACGTCATCGCCCTCAACCGCGCTTTTTCGCAGGAACTGTTTGCCGGTTTTTTAGCCCGCACAAGAGGGATGACGCCGGAGGAGGCGCGCAGGCTCGCGGAGCCGGTGATGTTGGAAACCCGATACCTCTACAATGAGGAGGTCCGCAGCACGTGGTCCATGGTACCGGCGCTGATCATGTTCACGTTGATGGTGGCGTCTCCGCTCTTGACGGCGTTGGGCGTGGTTCGGGAGAAGGAAACCGGATCGATCTACAATATTTACGCTTCCACGGTCGGCAAGGCCGAATTTCTGGCCGGCAAACTCGCTCCCTATTTCGTCATCTCGGCGATCAATGTCGCCGTGCTGTGGGCGATCGCCGTCTGGCTTTTTCAAGTGCCGTTCAAGGGAAGCACGACGGTGTTTGTCGCGGCTTCTCTGCTGTTTATCCTGTGCGGCACGGGGATCGGGCTTGTCATTTCGTTGCTGGTGCGCACGCAGATGGCCGCGCTGATCATCACGATGATCATTGCGATGGTGCCCACCATCCTCTTTTCAGGATTGCTGGTGCCGGTGTCGTCGTTGAGTCCTGGGGCGCGGCTGCAGGCCCATGCGTTTCCGGCCATGTACTACACCGATGTGGCGCGGACCAGTTTTCTGAAGGGTCTGGACCTGAACGCCATGTGGACGGATATGCTTGCGCTGACGGGCTTCGCCGTGGCGCTCCGGCTCGTCGCCTACGGCTTCTTTACGAAGCGGCCGAAGGCCTGA
- a CDS encoding ATP-binding cassette domain-containing protein: MTNGASHGSGSPVVRVAGLRKRYKKHVAVDGIDLTVNKGAIYGLIGPDGAGKSSLMKAVAGVLTYDEGIVEVFGTTVDSERAAERIKSRIGFLPQGLGLNLYQELSVEENVDFFADLHAVPRDALNERKAELLAITRLDRFRDRPMKHLSGGMKQKLGLICALIHEPELAVLDEPTTGVDPLSRRDFWSILSELVQEKGMTALVSTAYMDEAERFHHLSFLSNGKVLASGTPANVRATVPGFAVTFEAASQLEAIARLKRSFGQVDSFGPSVRVFIDADDRSEARRQVAAVAGDLALSAIGVSEPELEDVFVSLLLQRGGRQEAPAPAQVGAAAHDRDDAAIEAEALTRDFGSFRAVDHVTFQVKQGEIFGLLGANGAGKTTVIKMLTGLLPPTAGAGLVAGADMKTAARSIKERIGYMSQAFSLYLDLTVEENIKLFAGMYGLDKRATRERVRGIVAMAGLSGYESSLTGRLPMGMRQRLALGCALVHGPRVLFLDEPTSGVDPIGRRRFWNVLTGLARQEGVAILITTHHMSEAEHCDKLALMYAGRIVAEGTPTDMKRQVRREAGSLCEVAVDQPGLALARLQQAGFPGTALYGTKVHFFCRDLDRDQACARHALEESGLNVLSMNERPLSLEDVFVYRIMGLERAERPSGQTVGA, from the coding sequence ATGACGAACGGCGCCTCACATGGGTCGGGCTCACCGGTCGTCCGGGTTGCGGGACTTCGCAAACGGTACAAAAAGCACGTGGCCGTCGACGGGATCGACCTCACCGTGAACAAGGGCGCGATCTACGGCTTGATCGGGCCAGACGGCGCCGGCAAAAGCAGCCTGATGAAGGCCGTCGCCGGCGTGCTGACGTATGACGAAGGGATCGTCGAAGTGTTCGGGACCACGGTCGATTCGGAACGGGCCGCGGAGCGCATCAAATCGAGGATCGGATTTTTGCCTCAAGGACTCGGTCTGAATCTATATCAAGAGTTGTCCGTTGAGGAAAATGTCGATTTCTTCGCCGACCTTCACGCGGTCCCGCGAGACGCGCTGAACGAGCGAAAGGCCGAACTGCTGGCGATAACCAGACTCGACCGATTTCGCGACCGACCCATGAAACATCTGTCCGGCGGGATGAAACAGAAACTCGGATTGATCTGCGCCCTCATTCATGAACCGGAACTGGCCGTTCTGGATGAGCCGACGACGGGCGTCGATCCCCTTTCACGCCGGGATTTCTGGTCGATTCTGTCCGAACTGGTGCAAGAGAAGGGAATGACGGCGTTGGTCTCCACGGCTTACATGGACGAGGCCGAGCGGTTTCATCACCTGTCCTTTCTCTCGAACGGCAAGGTCTTGGCCTCCGGCACGCCGGCGAACGTGCGGGCGACGGTTCCCGGTTTCGCGGTGACCTTTGAAGCGGCGTCTCAGCTTGAAGCGATCGCCCGATTGAAGCGGTCGTTCGGACAGGTCGACTCGTTCGGTCCCTCGGTGCGCGTCTTCATCGACGCCGACGATCGGTCGGAGGCGAGGCGACAAGTCGCGGCCGTCGCCGGAGATCTGGCGCTCTCGGCGATCGGCGTGAGCGAGCCGGAATTGGAGGACGTGTTCGTGTCGCTGCTGCTTCAAAGGGGCGGGCGGCAGGAGGCGCCGGCTCCCGCGCAGGTCGGGGCCGCGGCGCACGATCGCGACGACGCGGCGATTGAAGCGGAAGCGCTCACGCGGGATTTCGGATCGTTTCGCGCGGTGGATCACGTCACCTTTCAGGTCAAGCAAGGGGAAATCTTCGGCTTGCTGGGCGCCAATGGAGCGGGCAAAACGACGGTCATCAAGATGCTGACCGGTCTTCTCCCGCCTACGGCCGGGGCCGGCCTGGTGGCGGGGGCGGACATGAAGACGGCGGCTCGCTCCATCAAGGAACGAATCGGATACATGTCTCAGGCGTTCTCGCTTTATCTTGATCTGACCGTGGAAGAGAACATCAAGCTCTTCGCCGGGATGTACGGGCTTGATAAACGCGCAACGAGGGAGCGGGTTCGGGGGATCGTCGCCATGGCGGGGTTGTCCGGGTATGAATCCAGCTTGACCGGTCGCTTACCAATGGGAATGCGCCAGCGGCTTGCGCTCGGGTGCGCGTTGGTGCACGGCCCTCGCGTGTTGTTTCTGGATGAGCCGACCTCGGGCGTCGATCCGATCGGACGTCGACGATTTTGGAACGTATTGACGGGGCTCGCCAGGCAGGAAGGCGTGGCGATTCTGATCACCACCCATCATATGAGCGAAGCCGAACATTGCGACAAACTCGCGCTCATGTACGCAGGCCGGATCGTGGCGGAAGGGACGCCAACGGACATGAAGCGTCAAGTCAGGCGGGAAGCCGGCTCGCTGTGTGAAGTCGCGGTCGATCAGCCTGGGCTGGCATTGGCGCGATTGCAGCAGGCGGGCTTTCCCGGCACGGCGCTCTACGGGACCAAAGTGCATTTCTTTTGCCGAGACCTCGATCGGGACCAGGCCTGTGCGCGCCACGCGCTTGAAGAAAGCGGGCTGAACGTCCTGTCGATGAATGAACGGCCGTTGAGTCTGGAAGACGTCTTCGTGTACCGCATCATGGGGCTCGAACGAGCGGAACGGCCGTCCGGGCAAACGGTTGGCGCATGA
- a CDS encoding HlyD family secretion protein, which translates to MTLGWKRLGMAVLVMGLATGAYLALDRWIGDDGLPDGLIQANGRIEGDHITVSSKFPGRVRELLAREGATVAAGQVLIRLDDSQAGARVRQAKHAVEVLEAQVEAAHTQLAVLNLEVPLMIEAAQAQVVRAQALWDKAIAVEREARSDAERFRQLADKDQASLQQRDQAQMRWDVAHNEVAAAFSGLTQAKKELAQAELGWNRIKAKEEEVASLERQRDHAYAVLEEAESVLGDLTITAPASGTITARMVNVGEVVAAGSPLLELVDLDLLYLKVYVPEAQIGKVRLDLPARIYIDAFPDRPFEASVRHISSKAEFTPKEVQTRDERVKLVYAVKLYLNENPDRRLTPGLPADAVIRWKDDVAWVKPR; encoded by the coding sequence ATGACGCTCGGCTGGAAGCGGCTTGGGATGGCGGTGCTCGTGATGGGCTTGGCAACCGGGGCTTATCTTGCGCTCGATCGCTGGATCGGAGACGACGGATTGCCGGATGGCTTGATTCAGGCGAACGGTCGCATCGAAGGCGACCATATCACGGTGTCGAGCAAGTTTCCGGGCCGCGTCCGCGAGTTGCTTGCGCGCGAAGGGGCGACGGTTGCGGCCGGCCAGGTGCTGATTCGATTGGACGACAGTCAGGCGGGCGCCCGTGTTCGGCAGGCGAAACACGCGGTCGAGGTGTTGGAGGCACAGGTGGAGGCCGCGCATACCCAGCTCGCCGTGTTGAACCTCGAGGTGCCTTTGATGATCGAAGCGGCTCAGGCGCAGGTGGTTCGCGCCCAGGCGCTTTGGGACAAGGCGATCGCGGTGGAGCGGGAAGCCAGAAGCGACGCGGAACGATTCCGGCAATTGGCCGACAAAGACCAGGCCTCTCTCCAACAGCGTGATCAAGCCCAAATGCGCTGGGACGTGGCGCACAATGAAGTGGCGGCTGCGTTCTCGGGGCTGACACAGGCGAAGAAAGAGTTGGCGCAGGCGGAACTCGGATGGAATCGGATCAAGGCCAAGGAGGAAGAGGTGGCCTCCCTCGAGCGGCAGCGTGACCACGCCTACGCGGTCCTCGAGGAGGCCGAAAGTGTGCTGGGAGATCTCACCATTACGGCTCCCGCGAGTGGAACGATCACTGCAAGGATGGTCAACGTGGGCGAGGTCGTCGCGGCCGGTTCGCCCCTGCTTGAGCTGGTCGATCTTGACCTCCTGTATCTCAAAGTGTACGTGCCGGAAGCGCAGATCGGGAAGGTTCGGCTGGACTTGCCGGCCCGGATCTATATCGATGCCTTTCCGGACCGTCCGTTTGAGGCCAGCGTTCGCCATATTTCCTCCAAAGCCGAGTTCACGCCGAAGGAAGTCCAGACGCGGGACGAGCGGGTCAAGCTCGTCTACGCCGTCAAGCTCTATCTGAACGAGAACCCGGACCGTCGCCTCACGCCAGGCCTCCCGGCCGACGCGGTCATTCGATGGAAAGACGACGTGGCATGGGTGAAACCGCGATAG